A stretch of DNA from Arthrobacter jiangjiafuii:
CGATCCGGAGATCCTGCGCACCAACCTGGCCGCCGTCATCCTGCAGATGGCAGCCATGGGCGTAGCCAAGGGCCCCAAGGACGTCGCGGACTTCCCGTTCGTGCAGCCGCCGGACTCCAAAGCCATCAACGACGGCGCCACCCTGCTCAAGGAGCTCGGGGCCCTTGAACCGGCCGGCGGCATCACCGCGGTGGGGCGCAAGCTCTCCCAGCTGCCGGTGGATCCCCGGCTCGGCCGCATGATCGTGGAGGCCGGAGCCCGCGGCTGTGCCAAGGAAGTTATGGTGCTCACCGCCGCCCTGACCATCCAGGATCCGCGCGAACGCCCAAACAAGGACGACGCCGCCCGGGCCCAGAAGGCCGCCGAGCTGCACAAGCGGTTCGTGGATGAGAACTCCGACTTCACCGGCTACCTGAACCTCTGGCGCTACCTGCAGGACAAGCAGAAGGAACTCTCCTCCTCCGCGTTCCGCCGGATGTGCAAAAACGAGTTCCTGAACTACGTCCGCATCCGCGAGTGGCAGGACCTGTTTGCCCAGCTGCGCCAGATCGCCAAGCCGCTGGGCATCACCCTCAGCGCCGACCCGGTGGATCCGGTGGGCCGCGACAAAGAGATCCACATGAGCCTGCTCGCCGGGCTGCTCAGCCACATCGGCCTGTACGACCAGCGCAAGCGGGAGTATGCCGGAGCACGCGGCACCCGGTTCGCCGTCTTCCCCGGCTCTGCACTGTTCAAGAAGACGCCGGACTGGGTCATGGCCGCCGAGCTGGTGGAGACCTCCCGGCTGTGGGCCCGGGTGGCCGCGAAGTTCGATCCGCTCTGGGTCGAGGAAGTGGCCCCGCACCTGATCAAGCGCAGCTACAGCGAACCGCACTGGTCCAAGAGCCGGGGCTCGGTGATGGCCTATGAGAAGGTCACGCTCTACGGTGTTCCGGTCATTCCGCAGCGCAGCATCAATTACGGCCGGGTTGATCCGGAGCTGTCCCGCGAAATGTTCATCCGCCATGCCCTCGTTGAGGGCGACTGGCGCACCCACCACAAGTTCTTCCACCGCAACCAGGCGCTGCTGGCCGAAGTGGAGGAACTGGAGAACCGGGTCCGCCGCCGCGGGCTGCGGGTGGACGACGAAACGCTGTTCGAGTTCTACGACGAGCGCGTCGGCAAGGAAGTGGTCTCCGAACGCCACTTCGACAAGTGGTGGAAGAGCGCCCGGCACGAGGACCCGGCGCTGCTGGACTTCGACCCCGATGCCCTGCGCACCGACGACGCCGCGGGCCTGGACGAAAACGACTTCCCCAAAGTCTTCACCTACGGGGACTTTGAGCTGCCGCTGAGCTACGAGTTCTCCCCCGGCGTTGCCGGAGCCGGCGACGGCGTGAGCGTTGAGGTTCCGGTGTTGTTCCTGAACCAGCTGGACCCGGAACCGTTCAAGTGGCAGATCCCCGGGCTGCGCGCGGAGCTGTTGACGGCACTGATCAAGTCGCTGCCCAAGGCAGTCAGGAAGAACTTCATCCCGGCTCCGGACGTGGCCCGCGCCGCTGCCGCGGCTTTGGCGGCTGACTTCGATCCGGCACACGACAAGCTGGAGCCCTCCCTGGAACTGGCCCTGCGCCGGCTCAAGGGGCACATTATTCCGCCCGGTTCCTGGAACTGGGATGCCGTCCCCGAACACCTGCGGATGAGTTTCTGCGTGGTGGACAGCTCCGGCAAGGTCCTCGACGAGGGCAAGGACCTGGCGTCGCTGCAGGAGTCGTTGGCCCCTGCCACCCGCCGCGCCATCGCCGAGTCGCTCGGTGCGACCCCCAAGACCGTCACGCCCAAGGCCGCCGGCCAGCGGACAGGGAAGGGCAAGGGCAAGATGACCGCTCCGGGCACTGTACAGGGCCAGCCCGCCGGAGCCGACTCATCCTTCTCCGAGGCCTCCGGACTGACCGAGTGGAGCGTCGGCACGGTCGAGAAGCAGGTGCAGCGCCTGGTGGCCGGACACATGGTCACCGGTTACCCCGCGCTGGTGGACGAGGGATCCACTGCCGGACTTCGCATGTTCCAGAACGCCGGTGAACAAGCCGTTGCCATGCGCGGAGGCGTCATCCGGCTGCTGGTACTGCGCGTTCCCAGCCCCGCCAAATACGTCCTGGAACACCTGAGCAACGCCGAGAAGCTGACCTTCAGCCAGAATCCGCACGGGTCGGTGGCTGCCCTGATCGAGGACTGCACCCTGGCGGCAGTGGACAAGCTGACCCCCGAGGCGCTGCCGTGGACCCGCTCCGAGTTTGACGAGCTGTATGAAAAGGTCCGGGCCGAGCTGATCGACACCGTCTTCACCGTCACGGCGACGGTGGAGAAGATCCTCTCCAGCACCCGCCGGATCACCAAGGCGCTCAAGGGAACGCAGTCCCTGGCACTGATCAGCGCGCTGAACGACATCCGTGCCCAGCTGGATTCCCTGGTCTACCCCGGTTTCGTGGCCCGCACCGGTTACGCCCAGCTCACCCATCTGCCGCGCTACCTGGCCGGCATTGAGCGGCGGCTCGAGAAGCTCCCCACCAACGTGCAGCGGGACGGGCAGCAGATGGCAGTGGTCCAGGCCCTGGAGGATGAGTACGACGACGCCGTGGCGGCGCTGCTGCCCGGCTCCGGAACTCCTCCGGCGCTGACCGAGGTCCGGTGGATGATCGAGGAACTGCGGATCAGTTTCTTCGCCCAGGAGCTGGGCACGGTCCGTTCGGTGTCCGAAAAGCGGATCCGGACCGCGCTGAACGCCGCGCTCGCCCCGGCCTAGGGTTCAGCGCCGGGGCCGGGCCCGCGGGCCCGGGTACCCCGGCCTACTGTTCGGGCACGAACTCTCCGTACCCGGCCGCCCGCAGGGCCTGGCGCAGCTTGTCGGCATTCTCATCCATGCGGGCCGGATCCGGATTCGACTCGGCCCGGCTGAAGTCGAAGTCCGCCATGGAATTGGCCGGCCACACATGCAGGTGCAGGTGATCCACCTCGAAGCCGGCAACGGTCAGCCCGGCCCGGTCCGAGCCGAACGCGGAGACCTGCGCCTGGCCAATGGCCTGCGCCACGGTGGTCAGCTTCTGCAGCAGTTCCGCCGGCGCGTCGGTCCACTTGTCGATCTCCTGCCGCGGCACCACCAGGGTGTGCCCGTCGGCGAGCGGTCCGATGCTCAGGAACGCCGCCACGTCCTGGTCCTTCCAGACAAACCGGCCGGGAATCTCGCCATTGATGATCTTGGTGAACAGGGTGGGCATGGGGGCTCCTTGGGAAGACGTGCCGGCGGCTGGGGATACACGGGCAGCGGCCGTCGCCCCGGGCCCCTGCGCGGGGGCAGGTATCTTCGGGCGCAGGGGCGGAGGGACGGGTCGGCCGGTGATCATTCCTAGACGCTATCGCCTTTGGCCGGTTCCCGGCCATTCCCCCGGCTGCTGGCCGGTTGCCACCGGCGATCCCTTGGTCGATGACCACTGCGACCAGGACCCCGGATAGAGTGCCGCCTTGTACCCGGCCAGTTCCAGCGCCACCACTTCATGGGCGGCGGTGATGCCCGAACCGCAGTACACGGCAACCGGCGCGCCGGAGCGCACGCCAAGGGCTCCAAACGCCGCCCGCAGCTCTCCGGGGCTGCGGAAGGTGCCTTCGGCGCTCAGATTCTCCGTCGCCGGAGCATTCACTGCACCTGGGATATGCCCGGGGATCGGATCCACCGGTTCCCGGTCGCCCCGGTAGCGCTCCTTGGCCCGCGCGTCGAGCAGCCGCCCTGCGGCGAGCTGGGCCGGGACATCCCACATCTCGAGAATCGGCATCCGGTCCCAGGTGAGCTCCACGTCTCCGGGCCGGGGCACCACGGATCCGCCCTCCAGGGCAAGTCCGGCCCGGTGCCAGGCGACCACGCCGCCGTCGAGCAGGTAGACCGATTCCATTCCTGCATGGCGCAGCAGCCACCACGCGCGTGCCGCTGAGGTGCCCGACACGGCGTCGTACACCACCACCGTGTCCCCCGCCGAAATTCCCCAGCTGCGCGCCGTCCGCTCGAATTCCCGGGGGTCGGGCAATGGATGGCGTCCGGCTGTGCCGTTGCCTGCAGGCGCAGCCAGTTCCTTCTCCAGGTCCACGTACACGGCACCGGGAATGTGCCCGCGCTGGTACTGCTTAAAGCCGTCGGTGCTGCCCAATGCCCAGCGCACGTCCAGCAGGACCACCGGCCCGCCGGCTGCCAGCAGCTCCTGCAGGCCCGGAACGTCGATCACGGGCCCGTTCACAGCTGCACCGCTTCGCCCGCGGCCAGGTGCCGGTAGTCGGTTCCGTACAGCTTCCCGATGCGGTTGACGTGCTTTTCGACCGTGGCCAGCCCCTTGTCATTCAGCAGTGCGTCGTGGATCTGGTAGGCACGCTCGGCTCCGGCAGCTATGACGAAGTCCAGCACCTCCCCCACCTTGGACCAGGGTGCGTGGATGGGCAGCAGCAGGGTCTGCATGCTGACCCCGTTGGGAACCACGAAGGAATCCCCCGGATGATAGATCGCGCCGTCAATGAGATAGCCGACATTGGCTACCAGGGGCACCAGCGGATGGATCAGGGCGTGCTGCCCGCCGAAGGACCGGATATCAAAGCCGGCTGCGGTGAAGGCGGTGTCGGGCTCGACGTCGATGATCCTGTCCGCGCCGTCGTCGCCGGACGAGCGCAGCTGCGCGGCCAGCGCCGCAGGTGCGTAAACGACCAGCTCCGGGTTGGCTTTCATTTGTGCCAGCACCCGGTCCCGGTCCAGATGGTCGGCATGCTCATGGGTCACCAGGACGGCGTGGGCTCCGTCGAGCGCCTCTTCCACTTCGGAATACGTGCCCGGATCCAGGACCAGGACCGCGCCATCGCGCTCCAGGCGCACGCAGGAATGGGTGTACTTGGTCAGTTTCATACGGTCAGGGTACTCCGGGGAAGGCACTGCCGGATCCGTAGCCGCGGCATGCGGCGGGTCCTGCCCCGGGCCCGGTGCGATAATCTGGAAGCTGCGCCGGTGAATCCGGCGCAGCCGTTGGGTTTCCGACCGCCGTCCGAAGGCGGCACACCGGTTCCGGCGCCACCGTTCCGTCATCCCCAGGAGTGAGCATGGCATCCCAGACGTCCCAGCCCGCCAAGCGGGCTCCGGAGCAGCGGGTCACGCGCCAGCGGCTGGCGGTGGGCCGCACCCTGGACGAGCTTGATGACTTCGTCAGCACGCAGGAGCTGTACCGGCTGCTGCATGAGAAGGGGGACAGCGTCTCCCTTGCCACGACCTACCGCATCCTGCAGTCCATGGCGGAGGAAAACCAGGTGGATGTGCTCCGCAACGGTGAAGGCGAGGCGCTCTACCGGCGCTGCGCCGTCGAGCACCACCACCATCACCTCGTCTGCCGCAACTGCGGAAAAGCGGTGGAGGTCGAGGCCCCGGCCGTCGAGGCATGGGCAGCCGGCCTGGGCCCGCAGTACGGCTTCACCGATGTGGCCCATACCGTGGAGATCTTTGGGCTCTGCCCGGAATGCAGCGCGCCCGAACCCGGCGCGGCGAACCGCGTTTAGCGTGTTTTAGCGGGCCGGCTGCGCGGGCCTTTCAGCCGCCCGGCGCCGGACCCTGGTCCGCTGCCGCTTGACCAGCCGGCACACCAGATAGATCAGGAACGAGATGGTGGTGACGTAGGGGCTGATCGAGATCCGCCCGCCCAGGGCCAGCAGAATGCCGCCCACGGCCGACGTCACGGCAAACAGCACGCTCAGGGCCACCACGAGCCGGGGCGACGACGTCACCAGCAGTGCAGCCGCCGACGGCGTGATCAGCAGGGCCAACACCAGCAGGGCCCCCACCACCTGGATCGACAGGGCCACGGAGAGCCCCAGCAGGATCATGAACACGATGGAGAGCATGCGCACCGGTACGCCGCGGGCTTCGGCCAGCTCGGGGTCGGCGCTGGCGAAGGTCAGCGGCCGCCAGATCAGCACCAGTCCGGCGATGACAACGACGGCGGTTCCGGCCAGCAGGTTCAGCTGCACGGTGTCCACGGCAACGATCTGGCCGGTGAGCAGCCCGAACTTATTGGCGGACCGGCCTTCGTAGAGCCCCAGGAACAGGATTCCCAGGCCGAGGCCGAACGGCATGATCACTCCCGTGACCGAGTTCCGGTCCCGGGCCTTCAAACCCATGACGGCCAGCAGGAGGGCCGCGGCCACGGAGCCCGCGAGGGAACCGATGACCACGTTGGCGCCGATCAGCAGGGCGAACGCCGCGCCCGCGAAGGACAGCTCGGCGATGCCGTGCACCGCGAAGGCCAGGTCCCGCATCAGCACGAAGGTGCCGATCAGGCCGCCCACGAGGCCCAGAATCGCTGCTGCCCAAATGGAATTGGCCACTAGGGGCAACAGCTGCCCGTAGTCGCTGAAGTTGAAGACAGCGGAGAGCAAATCACGCAGGTCCAAGGTCGTCGCCGCCCTCTCCGTGTACATGGGTGGTGGCATCGGGGATGCCCAGGACAACAATGCGGCCGTGGCTGCGCAGTACTTCCACCCGGCTGCCGTACATTTCCGACAGCACGTCCGAGCGCAGCACCTCGTCCGGGGTCCCGGTGCGGAACGTTCCGCCGGCCAGGTACAGGACGCGGTCCACATACTCGATGACGGGGTTGATTTCGTGGGTCACGAAGACCACGGCCGAGCCCTGTTCATGGCAGCGCCGGTCGATCAGCGCGCTGATGGCCTGCTGGTGGTTCAAATCCAGGGACAGCAGCGGCTCGTCGCAGAGCAGCAGGTCAGGATCGGTGGCCAGGGCCTGCGCCGCGCGCAGCCGCTGCACCTCACCGCCCGAGAGCAGCCCCACCGGCTCGTTGGCGTACCGGGTGGCACCGACCTGTTCCAGCAGGTCATCAACCCGGGTCCGCACGGGGGCACGCTTGAGCCGCAGTCCCCACTTGTTGCCGTCAACACCCAGGCCCACCAGGTCCCGGGCCCGCAGCGGGGTTCCGGGGCCGAAGGCTTTTTGCTGCGGAATGTAGCCAATGTCGGCGCTGCCCCGCCGGGCCGGTTTTCCGTTGATCTCCACGGTTCCCCGGCTCAGCTGGGTCAACCCGAGCAGGACCTTCAGGAAACTGGTCTTGCCGGAGCCGTTCGGCCCGAGCACGGCGAGAAATTCCCCGGCGTTGATATCCAGGTCCAGGCCGTCCCACAGGGTGCGGCTGCCGAAGCTGAGTCCGGCTCCGCGCAGCCTTACTACCGGACCGGTCACCGCAGCACGTCGTCAATCGAGGCCACGTTGGAACCCATCCAGGACAGGTAGTCCTGGCCTTCGGGAAGGGTTTCGGCGAAGTCCAGGACCGGGACGCCGGCCTCCTCGGCGGTGGTGCGGACGGCTTCGGTCTGCGCGGTGGAAGTCTGCGTGTTGTAGGCCAGGAAGGCGATGGTCCCTGAGCGCAGCAGGTCCTGCATCTCGTTCAGCACGGCCGGGGGTACATCGGAGCCGGCTTCGACCGCTGAGGCGAAGGCCGCGGGGGTGGCGTTGTGCAGTCCGGCGGCCTCAAACAGGTATTCCGGCACCGGCTCGGTCGCTGCGACATCGCGGCCGCCGGCGGCTTCCTTGTCCTGTGCCAGTTCGGCGCTGAGCTCCTCGATGCCGCCGTTGAAGGCTGCGGCATTCTCCCGGTACGCCGGCGCGTTGTCCGGGTCCAGTGCCGCAAGCCGCTGCGCCGCAGCCTCGGCCAGCAGCCCCATCGCCTCGGGGCTGTACCAGACGTGTTCGTTGAAGGAACCGTGTGAGTGGCCGCCGTGGTCGTGGGAGCCGGATTCGTCGTCGTGGGTTTCCTCGCCGTGGGCTTCGGCATCGCCTTCGGTCTCCAGCCCGGAGATCTCCACCGCATTGAGGACATCGGCAGGATCGATCCCGGATTCCTGGACCAGCTGCTCCATGAAGACGTCGTAGCCGCCGCCGTTAAGCACCACCAGGTCGGCATCCGAGACGGCCAGCTTGTCCCGGGCCGTGGCCTCGTAGGAGTGCGGGTCCTGGCTGGGGCGGTCGATGACGGCCTGCACGCTGACGTTGTCTCCGCCCACGGTGGCCATGATGTTGCCGTACACGTTGGTGGAGGTGACGACGTCGATGGCCCCCTCCCCGGCGTCCGGTCCGGTTCCGGCGGGGTCGGCGCTGCAGCCGGCCAGGGAAAGGGCGCCGCCGGCCAGCAGCACACCGGCAAGACGGAAGGAGAATCGGCGCATAGGTTTTGGTGTCCCTGTTCCAGCATGGAGTTTAAACGACTGACGGGAGCTCCCGGGGGAACTCCCATCAGCATAACCTAAACGCGAATCATTCGCATCTACGTGTCGGGGGTTGCTACTCGGAGTAGCGCTCCCCGGACCGGCGGAACCCCTGGGCCTGGGTGGCGTCCCGGATCTCGCCCACCAGCTGTTCGATGATGTCCTCCAGGAAGAGCACTCCCCGGGTCTGGTTATCCGGCCCCAGCACGCGGGCCAGATGGGAACCGGTGCGTTGCATCGTGGCGAGGGCGTCTTCGATGCCGGTGTCCAGCCGCAGGTTGGCCAAAGTGCGTACCTTGTTTTCGGTCAGCGGCCGGTCATAGGCGTCTGCCCCGATGGCCACGATGTCCTTCAGGTGCATGTAGCCGGTCAGGTTCCCCAGGTCGTCGATCAGGACGAAACGGGAGAATCCGGTGCGGCCCACCGCTTTTTCAAACTCCGCCGGAGTGGTGTCGGTGCTCAGGGTGACCAGCTCGTCCAGCGGCACCATGACGGTGCCGGCCGACTGCCCGGAGAACTCCAGCGCCCCGGAAATCACTCCGGAGTCATCGGCAACGAGTCCGTGTTTAGTGGACTCCTCCACGATGGACTGCATTTCCTCCAGCGTGAACGCCGAGGCCACTTCGTCCTTCGGCGTGATCCCCATGGCCCGCAGCGCGTGGTTCGCCAGCCAGTTCAGGCTGAAGATCACCGGACGCACCACCTTCGAAATGAGCACCAGCGGCGGAGCCAGCAGCAGCGCCGCCCGGTCTGCCACGGATACCGAGATGTTCTTCGGAACCATCTCCCCGAACGTCACGTGCAGGAAGGTGACGATCAAGAGGGCAACCAGGAACCCGGCGCCGTCGGCGATTTCCACCGGCAGGCCCAGGGCCTCCAGCGGTGCCGCCAGCAGGTGGTGGATCGCCGGTTCTGCCACCGAGAGGATCAGCAGGGAACATACCGTGATCCCCAGCTGGGCACAGGCCAGCATCAGGGAGACGTGCTCCATGGCCCAGAGCGTGGTCTTGGCCCGCTTGGACCCGGCTTCGGCCAGCGGCTCGATCTGGCTGCGGCGTGCCGACATGACGGCAAATTCGCTGCCGACAAAGAAGGCATTGCCAATCAACAGCACCACGAGCCAGAAAATGCCCATCACGTCGCCGCTCATCGCTGCTCCCCCTTGGCAGCGCTGTCCGAGACTGTGGAGCGGTCCGAAACCGGCTGCCCCTCGTCCTGGGCCGCCGGATCGTCGTCGTCCGTGCGCGGAATGAAACTGACCCGGTCCACCCGGCGCCCGTCCATGCGTTCCACTTCCAGCAGGCCGCCCTGGGCCCTGACCCGGTCGCCGACCTCGGCAATGCGGCCCAGTTCAGCCATGATGTAGCCGCCCACCGTCTCATAGCCGGATTCATCCGGGATCTCCAGCTCCGGCACGAGTGCCGAAACTTCATCCGGGCGCATGATGCCCGGGAAATACCAGGCCCCGGCTGCGCTTTGCAGCACGCCGGGCTTGATCTTGTCGTGTTCGTCGGAGACCTCCCCCACGATCTCCTCCACCAGGTCTTCAAGCGTCGCGACGCCGGCGGTTCCGCCCCATTCATCGAGGACGACGGCGAGCTGCAGGTTCGCTCCGCGCAGCTCGGAGAGCAGGCTGTCCAGATGGACGGTTTCCGGCACGCGCAGGACCTCGCTCATGATCGCCCCTGCCGGAAGGTGTGCCCGCCGGTTGCGGGGCACTGCCACTGCCTTCTTGACGTGGACCACGCCCCGGATGTCGTCCGGCGAGTCGCCCAGGACGGGGAAACGGGAGAACCCGGTGCGCCGGGCAGCTTCGATGACATCGGCAACCGACTGCTCGGAGTCGATGGTTTCGAGGCGGATGCGCGGAGTCATCACGTCAGCTGCCGTGCGCTCCGCAAAGGAAAAGGTCCGCGAGAGGAAGTTCGCCGTGCCCTGGTCC
This window harbors:
- the hrpA gene encoding ATP-dependent RNA helicase HrpA, with the translated sequence MALTISYPALLPVSERREDIMAAIAANQVTIIAGETGSGKTTQIPKMCLELGLAEHGLIGHTQPRRLAARTVAERIAEELDVDLGAEVGYQVRFTGETSRQTKVKLMTDGILLAEIQHDRKLKKYSTIIIDEAHERSLNIDFILGYLRRLLPERPDLKVIITSATIDPERFAGHFAQDGKPAPIIEVSGRTFPVEVRYRPLNQPADGGGEGEDSDDELEEDRDPVDAVCDAVEELSREAPGDILVFFSGEREIRDAADALRASVQRVPRLQGTEILPLFARLSMADQHKVFHPGKARRIILATNVAETSLTVPGIKYVIDTGTARISRYSHRTKVQRLPIERISQASANQRSGRCGRVSDGIAIRLYSREDFESRPEFTDPEILRTNLAAVILQMAAMGVAKGPKDVADFPFVQPPDSKAINDGATLLKELGALEPAGGITAVGRKLSQLPVDPRLGRMIVEAGARGCAKEVMVLTAALTIQDPRERPNKDDAARAQKAAELHKRFVDENSDFTGYLNLWRYLQDKQKELSSSAFRRMCKNEFLNYVRIREWQDLFAQLRQIAKPLGITLSADPVDPVGRDKEIHMSLLAGLLSHIGLYDQRKREYAGARGTRFAVFPGSALFKKTPDWVMAAELVETSRLWARVAAKFDPLWVEEVAPHLIKRSYSEPHWSKSRGSVMAYEKVTLYGVPVIPQRSINYGRVDPELSREMFIRHALVEGDWRTHHKFFHRNQALLAEVEELENRVRRRGLRVDDETLFEFYDERVGKEVVSERHFDKWWKSARHEDPALLDFDPDALRTDDAAGLDENDFPKVFTYGDFELPLSYEFSPGVAGAGDGVSVEVPVLFLNQLDPEPFKWQIPGLRAELLTALIKSLPKAVRKNFIPAPDVARAAAAALAADFDPAHDKLEPSLELALRRLKGHIIPPGSWNWDAVPEHLRMSFCVVDSSGKVLDEGKDLASLQESLAPATRRAIAESLGATPKTVTPKAAGQRTGKGKGKMTAPGTVQGQPAGADSSFSEASGLTEWSVGTVEKQVQRLVAGHMVTGYPALVDEGSTAGLRMFQNAGEQAVAMRGGVIRLLVLRVPSPAKYVLEHLSNAEKLTFSQNPHGSVAALIEDCTLAAVDKLTPEALPWTRSEFDELYEKVRAELIDTVFTVTATVEKILSSTRRITKALKGTQSLALISALNDIRAQLDSLVYPGFVARTGYAQLTHLPRYLAGIERRLEKLPTNVQRDGQQMAVVQALEDEYDDAVAALLPGSGTPPALTEVRWMIEELRISFFAQELGTVRSVSEKRIRTALNAALAPA
- a CDS encoding HIT family protein — translated: MPTLFTKIINGEIPGRFVWKDQDVAAFLSIGPLADGHTLVVPRQEIDKWTDAPAELLQKLTTVAQAIGQAQVSAFGSDRAGLTVAGFEVDHLHLHVWPANSMADFDFSRAESNPDPARMDENADKLRQALRAAGYGEFVPEQ
- a CDS encoding sulfurtransferase, whose translation is MNGPVIDVPGLQELLAAGGPVVLLDVRWALGSTDGFKQYQRGHIPGAVYVDLEKELAAPAGNGTAGRHPLPDPREFERTARSWGISAGDTVVVYDAVSGTSAARAWWLLRHAGMESVYLLDGGVVAWHRAGLALEGGSVVPRPGDVELTWDRMPILEMWDVPAQLAAGRLLDARAKERYRGDREPVDPIPGHIPGAVNAPATENLSAEGTFRSPGELRAAFGALGVRSGAPVAVYCGSGITAAHEVVALELAGYKAALYPGSWSQWSSTKGSPVATGQQPGEWPGTGQRR
- a CDS encoding MBL fold metallo-hydrolase; translated protein: MKLTKYTHSCVRLERDGAVLVLDPGTYSEVEEALDGAHAVLVTHEHADHLDRDRVLAQMKANPELVVYAPAALAAQLRSSGDDGADRIIDVEPDTAFTAAGFDIRSFGGQHALIHPLVPLVANVGYLIDGAIYHPGDSFVVPNGVSMQTLLLPIHAPWSKVGEVLDFVIAAGAERAYQIHDALLNDKGLATVEKHVNRIGKLYGTDYRHLAAGEAVQL
- a CDS encoding Fur family transcriptional regulator — protein: MASQTSQPAKRAPEQRVTRQRLAVGRTLDELDDFVSTQELYRLLHEKGDSVSLATTYRILQSMAEENQVDVLRNGEGEALYRRCAVEHHHHHLVCRNCGKAVEVEAPAVEAWAAGLGPQYGFTDVAHTVEIFGLCPECSAPEPGAANRV
- a CDS encoding metal ABC transporter permease, which translates into the protein MDLRDLLSAVFNFSDYGQLLPLVANSIWAAAILGLVGGLIGTFVLMRDLAFAVHGIAELSFAGAAFALLIGANVVIGSLAGSVAAALLLAVMGLKARDRNSVTGVIMPFGLGLGILFLGLYEGRSANKFGLLTGQIVAVDTVQLNLLAGTAVVVIAGLVLIWRPLTFASADPELAEARGVPVRMLSIVFMILLGLSVALSIQVVGALLVLALLITPSAAALLVTSSPRLVVALSVLFAVTSAVGGILLALGGRISISPYVTTISFLIYLVCRLVKRQRTRVRRRAAERPAQPAR
- a CDS encoding metal ABC transporter ATP-binding protein, whose product is MTGPVVRLRGAGLSFGSRTLWDGLDLDINAGEFLAVLGPNGSGKTSFLKVLLGLTQLSRGTVEINGKPARRGSADIGYIPQQKAFGPGTPLRARDLVGLGVDGNKWGLRLKRAPVRTRVDDLLEQVGATRYANEPVGLLSGGEVQRLRAAQALATDPDLLLCDEPLLSLDLNHQQAISALIDRRCHEQGSAVVFVTHEINPVIEYVDRVLYLAGGTFRTGTPDEVLRSDVLSEMYGSRVEVLRSHGRIVVLGIPDATTHVHGEGGDDLGPA
- a CDS encoding metal ABC transporter solute-binding protein, Zn/Mn family — its product is MRRFSFRLAGVLLAGGALSLAGCSADPAGTGPDAGEGAIDVVTSTNVYGNIMATVGGDNVSVQAVIDRPSQDPHSYEATARDKLAVSDADLVVLNGGGYDVFMEQLVQESGIDPADVLNAVEISGLETEGDAEAHGEETHDDESGSHDHGGHSHGSFNEHVWYSPEAMGLLAEAAAQRLAALDPDNAPAYRENAAAFNGGIEELSAELAQDKEAAGGRDVAATEPVPEYLFEAAGLHNATPAAFASAVEAGSDVPPAVLNEMQDLLRSGTIAFLAYNTQTSTAQTEAVRTTAEEAGVPVLDFAETLPEGQDYLSWMGSNVASIDDVLR
- a CDS encoding hemolysin family protein translates to MSGDVMGIFWLVVLLIGNAFFVGSEFAVMSARRSQIEPLAEAGSKRAKTTLWAMEHVSLMLACAQLGITVCSLLILSVAEPAIHHLLAAPLEALGLPVEIADGAGFLVALLIVTFLHVTFGEMVPKNISVSVADRAALLLAPPLVLISKVVRPVIFSLNWLANHALRAMGITPKDEVASAFTLEEMQSIVEESTKHGLVADDSGVISGALEFSGQSAGTVMVPLDELVTLSTDTTPAEFEKAVGRTGFSRFVLIDDLGNLTGYMHLKDIVAIGADAYDRPLTENKVRTLANLRLDTGIEDALATMQRTGSHLARVLGPDNQTRGVLFLEDIIEQLVGEIRDATQAQGFRRSGERYSE
- a CDS encoding hemolysin family protein → MEWLYLAFGLVLILGTGFFVAVEFSLVALDQPTVRRAVENGDKAAEPLLRCLTSLSTQLSSCQLGITLTTLLTGFVMEPSVGRLLQPPLAGLGLPPVAVDSVSVVAAMILATFLSMLLGELIPKNMSISLPFRMGRALARPQLAFTVLFKPAILLLNGFSNKVLHLFGLEAKEEVSGARTPAELSSMVRRSAEMGTLDQGTANFLSRTFSFAERTAADVMTPRIRLETIDSEQSVADVIEAARRTGFSRFPVLGDSPDDIRGVVHVKKAVAVPRNRRAHLPAGAIMSEVLRVPETVHLDSLLSELRGANLQLAVVLDEWGGTAGVATLEDLVEEIVGEVSDEHDKIKPGVLQSAAGAWYFPGIMRPDEVSALVPELEIPDESGYETVGGYIMAELGRIAEVGDRVRAQGGLLEVERMDGRRVDRVSFIPRTDDDDPAAQDEGQPVSDRSTVSDSAAKGEQR